A region from the Falco rusticolus isolate bFalRus1 chromosome 4, bFalRus1.pri, whole genome shotgun sequence genome encodes:
- the RAF1 gene encoding RAF proto-oncogene serine/threonine-protein kinase isoform X1, with amino-acid sequence MEHIQGAWKTISNGFGLKDSVFDGPNCISPTIVQQFGYQRRASDDGKISDTSKTSNTIRVFLPNKQRTVVNVRNGMTLHDCLMKALKVRGLQPECCAVFRLLTEPKGKKVRLDWNTDAASLIGEELQVDFLDHVPLTTHNFARKTFLKLAFCDICQKFLLNGFRCQTCGYKFHEHCSTKVPTMCVDWSNIRQLLLFPNSNISDSGVPALPPLTMRRMRESVSRIPVSSQHRYSTPHAFTFNTSNPSSEGSLSQRQRSTSTPNVHMVSTTMPVDSRIIEDAIRSHSESASPSALSGSPNNMSPTGWSQPKTPVPAQRERAPGSNTQEKNKIRPRGQRDSSYYWEIEASEVMLSTRIGSGSFGTVYKGKWHGDVAVKILKVVDPTPEQFQAFRNEVAVLRKTRHVNILLFMGYMTKDNLAIVTQWCEGSSLYKHLHVQETKFQMFQLIDIARQTAQGMDYLHAKNIIHRDMKSNNIFLHEGLTVKIGDFGLATVKSRWSGSQQVEQPTGSILWMAPEVIRMQDSNPFSFQSDVYSYGIVLYELMTGELPYSHINNRDQIIFMVGRGYASPDLSKLYKNCPKAMKRLVADCLKKVREERPLFPQILSSIELLQHSLPKINRSASEPSLHRAAHTEDINSCTLTSTRLPVF; translated from the exons ATGGAGCACATTCAGGGAGCTTGGAAGACGATCAGTAATGGTTTTGGACTCAAGGATTCTGTCTTTGATGGCCCAAACTGTATTTCGCCTACTATTGTCCAGCAGTTCGGTTATCAACGCCGAGCATCTGATGATGGCAAAATATCAGATACTTCCAAAACTAGTAATACCATTCGTGTTTTCTTGCCCAACAAGCAGCGCACGGTG GTAAATGTGCGAAATGGGATGACCTTACATGACTGTCTTATGAAGGCACTTAAAGTAAGAGGTCTGCAGCCAGAATGCTGTGCAGTTTTTCGACTTCTTACTGAACCAAAAGG aaaaaaggtGCGTTTGGATTGGAATACAGATGCTGCCTCTTTGATTGGAGAGGAACTGCAAGTGGACTTTCTTGATCATGTTCCACTCACTACACACAACTTT GCTCGGAAGACATTTCTAAAGCTTGCTTTCTGTGACATCTGCCAGAAGTTCCTGCTAAATGGGTTTCGGTGTCAGACATGTGGTTATAAATTCCACGAACACTGCAGCACTAAAGTTCCAACCATGTGTGTCGACTGGAGCAATATCAGGCAACTCTT ATTGTTCCCAAATTCAAATATCAGTGACAGTGGTGTCCCTGCACTACCTCCCTTGACAATGAGACGGATGCGGGAGTCTGTCTCCCGGATACCTGTTAG ttcCCAGCACAGGTATTCTACACCTCATGCCTTCACATTCAACACATCAAATCCTTCCTCTGAGGGCTCTCTTTCCCAAAGACAGCGATCTACATCCACACCAAATGTCCATATGGTTAGCACTACAATGCCTGTAGACAGCCGGATAATTGAG GATGCAATTCGAAGCCATAGTGAATCAG cctCACCCTCTGCTCTGTCTGGCAGTCCTAACAATATGAGCCCAACCGGCTGGTCTCAGCCTAAAACCCCAGTCCCAGCCCAAAGAGAGAGAGCCCCTGGATCTAATacacaagaaaagaacaaaatt AGGCCTCGTGGACAGAGAGATTCCAGTTATTACTGGGAAATAGAAGCAAGTGAAGTCATGCTTTCTACCAGAATAGGGTCAGGTTCTTTTGGAACAGTTTACAAAGGCAAATGGCATG gGGATGTAGCAGTGAAGATACTAAAGGTTGTAGACCCAACCCCAGAACAGTTCCAGGCTTTCAGAAATGAAGTGGCTGTATTAAG GAAAACTCGGCATGTTAATATTTTGCTCTTCATGGGCTACATGACTAAAGATAATCTGGCCATTGTTACGCAGTGGTGTGAAGGAAGCAGTCTGTATAAACACCTGCATGTTCAAGAGACCAAGTTCCAAATGTTCCAGCTCATTGATATTGCTCGGCAGACGGCACAGGGAATGGA CTATTTACATGCAAAGAATATCATCCACAGAGACATGAAATCCAATA ATATATTTCTTCATGAAGGCCTCACAGTGAAAATAGGAGACTTTGGTCTGGCAACTGTAAAATCCAGATGGAGTGGATCTCAACAGGTGGAACAGCCCACAGGTTCAATCTTGTGGATG GCACCAGAAGTGATACGGATGCAGGATAGTAACCCGTTTAGTTTTCAGTCAGATGTCTACTCCTATGGAATAGTATTATATGAACTAATGACAGGAGAGTTGCCATACTCCCACATAAACAACCGAGATCAG attattttcatgGTTGGCCGAGGGTATGCTTCTCCAGACCTCAGTAAATTGTACAAGAACTGCCCCAAAGCAATGAAGAGGCTTGTAGCAGATTGTTTGAAGAAAGTTAGGGAAGAACGACCTCTGTTTCCACAA ATACTGTCGTCCATTGAGTTGTTGCAACATTCTTTACCCAAAATCAACCGGAGCGCTTCTGAACCATCTCTGCATCGTGCCGCCCACACAGAGGACATAAATTCATGCACGTTAACATCCACGAGACTACCCGTGTTTTAG
- the RAF1 gene encoding RAF proto-oncogene serine/threonine-protein kinase isoform X2 has protein sequence MEHIQGAWKTISNGFGLKDSVFDGPNCISPTIVQQFGYQRRASDDGKISDTSKTSNTIRVFLPNKQRTVVNVRNGMTLHDCLMKALKVRGLQPECCAVFRLLTEPKGKKVRLDWNTDAASLIGEELQVDFLDHVPLTTHNFARKTFLKLAFCDICQKFLLNGFRCQTCGYKFHEHCSTKVPTMCVDWSNIRQLFSQHRYSTPHAFTFNTSNPSSEGSLSQRQRSTSTPNVHMVSTTMPVDSRIIEDAIRSHSESASPSALSGSPNNMSPTGWSQPKTPVPAQRERAPGSNTQEKNKIRPRGQRDSSYYWEIEASEVMLSTRIGSGSFGTVYKGKWHGDVAVKILKVVDPTPEQFQAFRNEVAVLRKTRHVNILLFMGYMTKDNLAIVTQWCEGSSLYKHLHVQETKFQMFQLIDIARQTAQGMDYLHAKNIIHRDMKSNNIFLHEGLTVKIGDFGLATVKSRWSGSQQVEQPTGSILWMAPEVIRMQDSNPFSFQSDVYSYGIVLYELMTGELPYSHINNRDQIIFMVGRGYASPDLSKLYKNCPKAMKRLVADCLKKVREERPLFPQILSSIELLQHSLPKINRSASEPSLHRAAHTEDINSCTLTSTRLPVF, from the exons ATGGAGCACATTCAGGGAGCTTGGAAGACGATCAGTAATGGTTTTGGACTCAAGGATTCTGTCTTTGATGGCCCAAACTGTATTTCGCCTACTATTGTCCAGCAGTTCGGTTATCAACGCCGAGCATCTGATGATGGCAAAATATCAGATACTTCCAAAACTAGTAATACCATTCGTGTTTTCTTGCCCAACAAGCAGCGCACGGTG GTAAATGTGCGAAATGGGATGACCTTACATGACTGTCTTATGAAGGCACTTAAAGTAAGAGGTCTGCAGCCAGAATGCTGTGCAGTTTTTCGACTTCTTACTGAACCAAAAGG aaaaaaggtGCGTTTGGATTGGAATACAGATGCTGCCTCTTTGATTGGAGAGGAACTGCAAGTGGACTTTCTTGATCATGTTCCACTCACTACACACAACTTT GCTCGGAAGACATTTCTAAAGCTTGCTTTCTGTGACATCTGCCAGAAGTTCCTGCTAAATGGGTTTCGGTGTCAGACATGTGGTTATAAATTCCACGAACACTGCAGCACTAAAGTTCCAACCATGTGTGTCGACTGGAGCAATATCAGGCAACTCTT ttcCCAGCACAGGTATTCTACACCTCATGCCTTCACATTCAACACATCAAATCCTTCCTCTGAGGGCTCTCTTTCCCAAAGACAGCGATCTACATCCACACCAAATGTCCATATGGTTAGCACTACAATGCCTGTAGACAGCCGGATAATTGAG GATGCAATTCGAAGCCATAGTGAATCAG cctCACCCTCTGCTCTGTCTGGCAGTCCTAACAATATGAGCCCAACCGGCTGGTCTCAGCCTAAAACCCCAGTCCCAGCCCAAAGAGAGAGAGCCCCTGGATCTAATacacaagaaaagaacaaaatt AGGCCTCGTGGACAGAGAGATTCCAGTTATTACTGGGAAATAGAAGCAAGTGAAGTCATGCTTTCTACCAGAATAGGGTCAGGTTCTTTTGGAACAGTTTACAAAGGCAAATGGCATG gGGATGTAGCAGTGAAGATACTAAAGGTTGTAGACCCAACCCCAGAACAGTTCCAGGCTTTCAGAAATGAAGTGGCTGTATTAAG GAAAACTCGGCATGTTAATATTTTGCTCTTCATGGGCTACATGACTAAAGATAATCTGGCCATTGTTACGCAGTGGTGTGAAGGAAGCAGTCTGTATAAACACCTGCATGTTCAAGAGACCAAGTTCCAAATGTTCCAGCTCATTGATATTGCTCGGCAGACGGCACAGGGAATGGA CTATTTACATGCAAAGAATATCATCCACAGAGACATGAAATCCAATA ATATATTTCTTCATGAAGGCCTCACAGTGAAAATAGGAGACTTTGGTCTGGCAACTGTAAAATCCAGATGGAGTGGATCTCAACAGGTGGAACAGCCCACAGGTTCAATCTTGTGGATG GCACCAGAAGTGATACGGATGCAGGATAGTAACCCGTTTAGTTTTCAGTCAGATGTCTACTCCTATGGAATAGTATTATATGAACTAATGACAGGAGAGTTGCCATACTCCCACATAAACAACCGAGATCAG attattttcatgGTTGGCCGAGGGTATGCTTCTCCAGACCTCAGTAAATTGTACAAGAACTGCCCCAAAGCAATGAAGAGGCTTGTAGCAGATTGTTTGAAGAAAGTTAGGGAAGAACGACCTCTGTTTCCACAA ATACTGTCGTCCATTGAGTTGTTGCAACATTCTTTACCCAAAATCAACCGGAGCGCTTCTGAACCATCTCTGCATCGTGCCGCCCACACAGAGGACATAAATTCATGCACGTTAACATCCACGAGACTACCCGTGTTTTAG